The Corynebacterium sphenisci DSM 44792 genome includes the window CCGCGGCCAGGGCGCGGGCGGCGGGCAGATCCCCGTGCGCCCACACCTTCGCCGGGGCGACCGCGGCGAGCAGCCGGGCGCCGATCCCGCGGCGGCGGTGGGCGGGGTGCACCGCCAGTTCGGCGATCCCCCCGGCGGCGTCGGTGACCGCCACCCCGGCGCCGTCGAGCACCAGGGCGGAGTCCAGCCGGCGCAGCTGCGCCTCCCCCACCGGGGCCACCCCGTCGGCGGCCGCGGCGGCGTCGATGATCTCGCGGGCGTTCACGATCCGGTTCAGCGCTCCTCGGGTTCGACGACCTTGTAGCCGACGTTGCGCACCGTGGCGATGAGCCCCTCGTGCTCGGGACCGAGCTTGGCGCGCAGCCGCCGCACGTGCACGTCCACGGTGCGGGTGCCCCCGCGGTACTCGTAGCCCCACACGTCCTGCAGCAGCTGCGCCCGGGTGAACACCCGGCCGACGTTGGCCGCCAGGTAGCGCAGCAGCTCGAACTCCTTGTAGGTCAGATCCAGCTGCCGGCCGGCGACCCGGGCGGTGTAGGTGTGCTCGTCGACCTCCAGATCGCCGACCGCGATGAAGGCGTCCTCGTCGTCCTCGGTGACCGGCACCGGCCGCCGGCTGAGCAGCAGCCGCAGCCGGGCGTCGATTTCCGCGGGCGAGGCCACCGGCAGGATGAAATCGTCGATCGCCCAGGAGCCGTCCAGGGCGATCAGGGCGGTGTCCACCGCCAGCACCGCCACCGGCAGATCCGGGTTCGCCCCGGCGATCAGCCGGCACAGTTCGCGCACCGCCAGCAGGTTCGGCCCGGTGGCGTCGATGAGGACCACGGTGGCGTCGTCCAGCATCGTGGCGGCCTCCGGGGTCGCCGGCAGCCGCACCACCTCATGGTTGAGCAAACCGAGCGTGGGCACCTTCGATCGGATGTCCGGGTCCGTGCTCACGAGCGCCAGGCGCACTTCGCCACTCTCCTCCCGCAACGGGTCCTTGCCGCGATAGTAGGCCATCGACCCCGTGCGGTAGGAATGGAGGCGTGAGCGCGCCCCGTCGAACCATCGCCGCCCTCGCCGCCGCGGCCCTGCTGCTCGCCGCGGCGGACACCGGGCTGGCCGCCCATGCCGAGCACGGCTTCGCCGCCCGGCTGGGCGAGGCCGTGGACCTGCCCGGGGAGCCCTGGGTGGGCCTCGGCGGCGCCGCCTACGCCTCCTCCCTGGCCACCGGCCGGTGGTCCTCGATCAAGGTCCGCGCCCGGGATGTGGCGGTGCCCGGGCTGGGCCTGGTCACCGTGGAATCGGGGGCGGTCAACGCCCGGGTTCCGGCCTCGGCGGTGCTCACCGGGGACTTCGAGCGCACCGCGACGAAGAAGTTCTTCACCTCGGTGCAGCTCGACGCGGTCGCCCTGGGCGGGCTGCTCGGCGTCGACGATCTGCTGATCCAGAACCTGGAGGACATCTCCCCGGCCGGCGGCTGGGAGACCGAGGCGATCCTGCAGGCCACCCCGGACGGGTTCGCGGGCCCGGCCACGGTGGCGGTGAAGCTGCGGATCCGCGACGGGGTGGTGCTGCTGCTGCCCTACGAGGTGATCGACGCCCCCGCGGGCGCGGCCGCGTCGGAGACCCTGGACGCCTTCCGGCTCACCCTGGGCCCGGGGCGGCTGCCGCTGGGCGACCGGCCCACCCGGATCTACGTCTCCGGCGGGTCCATCCACGTGGAGAGCGAGCGGCTGCACGTCACCGTGGCCCCGGCCGATTTCCTGCCCCTGGCGGATGCGGGGCGCGGCGGCGGGGCCCCGGCGCCCGGGCGGTAACCTGGGGCGCATGACCCGACCGCTCAACGGAAACGACGCCGTCTCCCTCGCCGCCGAGCAGGCCCGCAGCACCGCGGGCCGCAACATCTCCGATCTGCCCGGGCTGCCGGTGCCGGCGGACACCGCGAACCTGCGCCATGGCCCGGA containing:
- a CDS encoding winged helix-turn-helix transcriptional regulator, with product MRLALVSTDPDIRSKVPTLGLLNHEVVRLPATPEAATMLDDATVVLIDATGPNLLAVRELCRLIAGANPDLPVAVLAVDTALIALDGSWAIDDFILPVASPAEIDARLRLLLSRRPVPVTEDDEDAFIAVGDLEVDEHTYTARVAGRQLDLTYKEFELLRYLAANVGRVFTRAQLLQDVWGYEYRGGTRTVDVHVRRLRAKLGPEHEGLIATVRNVGYKVVEPEER
- a CDS encoding LmeA family phospholipid-binding protein, yielding MSAPRRTIAALAAAALLLAAADTGLAAHAEHGFAARLGEAVDLPGEPWVGLGGAAYASSLATGRWSSIKVRARDVAVPGLGLVTVESGAVNARVPASAVLTGDFERTATKKFFTSVQLDAVALGGLLGVDDLLIQNLEDISPAGGWETEAILQATPDGFAGPATVAVKLRIRDGVVLLLPYEVIDAPAGAAASETLDAFRLTLGPGRLPLGDRPTRIYVSGGSIHVESERLHVTVAPADFLPLADAGRGGGAPAPGR